Proteins encoded together in one Hemiscyllium ocellatum isolate sHemOce1 unplaced genomic scaffold, sHemOce1.pat.X.cur. scaffold_3548_pat_ctg1, whole genome shotgun sequence window:
- the LOC132813241 gene encoding myocyte-specific enhancer factor 2A-like gives MSPGSQLPQLSTLTVSSCEEVHVKLEPVSPTREHRSPSGLLRQAVGTETGRSPVDSLTSNSSSFEGTDREDVRDYLTPVGTLAVPLGEPTDDPTVKRMRMDAWVT, from the coding sequence ATGTCCCCAGGGAGCCAGCTCCCCCAGCTCTCCACCCTGACAGTGAGCAGCTGTGAGGAGGTCCACGTCAAGTTGGAGCCAGTCTCTCCCACCCGGGAGCACAGGAGCCCCTCGGGCCTACTACGGCAGGCTGTGGGCACGGAAACAGGCCGCTCGCCAGTGGACAGCCTCACCAGTAACAGCAGCTCCTTCGAGGGTACCGACCGGGAGGATGTCAGGGACTACCTGACCCCCGTGGGGACCCTGGCAGTGCCCCTCGGAGAGCCCACTGACGACCCCACCGTCAAACGCATGAGAATGGACGCGTGGGTGACctaa